Proteins encoded by one window of Gemmatimonadaceae bacterium:
- a CDS encoding glycosyltransferase family 2 protein, with the protein MPVPTTVDVSVLVPAKDEAENLPLFLELCAQTFAGRAERYEVIVVDDGSADRTWALLETLRATYPFLRAVRHRARRGIADALRTGYLNARADVLVFYPADLQFKPEDIPRLVAPILAGESDMVTGFKQGKYEKAFVSRIYNGLSRALFDVRVKDLNNVKAYRREIMDAQPSRPDWHRYMIVLAAQQGFTVSEIPVPLYPRHAGKSKFGIGRIPIGVLDMLSVWFELRFGQKPLLAFGMLGALLFAAGFVAGLVALYMLFTENVGVRAVWTVIQTCLILGGIFFATGLLGEQIAVQRAELRELRRRIDETTQPPSA; encoded by the coding sequence GTGCCCGTTCCCACCACAGTAGACGTCTCGGTCCTGGTGCCCGCCAAGGACGAGGCGGAGAACCTCCCGCTCTTTCTCGAGCTGTGTGCCCAGACCTTCGCCGGGCGCGCTGAACGCTACGAGGTGATCGTCGTGGACGACGGTTCCGCCGACCGCACCTGGGCGCTGCTCGAGACGCTCCGCGCCACGTATCCCTTTTTGCGTGCCGTGCGGCACCGCGCGCGGCGCGGCATCGCCGATGCGTTGCGCACCGGCTACCTGAACGCGCGCGCGGACGTGCTGGTCTTCTATCCCGCCGACCTCCAGTTCAAGCCCGAGGACATTCCGCGGCTCGTCGCGCCCATCCTCGCCGGCGAAAGCGACATGGTGACGGGCTTCAAGCAGGGCAAGTACGAGAAGGCCTTCGTCTCGCGCATCTACAACGGCCTGAGCCGCGCGCTCTTCGACGTGCGCGTGAAGGACCTCAACAACGTCAAGGCGTACCGCCGCGAGATCATGGACGCGCAACCGTCGCGCCCCGACTGGCACCGCTACATGATCGTGCTCGCCGCGCAGCAGGGGTTCACGGTCAGCGAGATTCCGGTGCCCCTGTATCCACGGCACGCGGGGAAGTCCAAGTTCGGGATCGGGCGCATCCCCATCGGCGTGCTCGACATGCTCTCGGTCTGGTTCGAGCTGCGCTTCGGACAGAAGCCGCTGCTCGCCTTTGGCATGCTCGGCGCGCTGCTCTTCGCCGCGGGATTCGTCGCGGGACTCGTCGCCCTCTACATGCTGTTCACCGAGAACGTCGGCGTGCGCGCGGTGTGGACGGTCATCCAGACCTGCCTGATCCTCGGCGGCATCTTCTTCGCCACGGGCCTGTTGGGCGAACAGATCGCGGTGCAGCGCGCGGAACTGCGTGAACTGCGGCGCCGCATCGACGAGACCACCCAGCCGCCGTCGGCGTGA
- the rpoN gene encoding RNA polymerase factor sigma-54 has product MKTGLSQSVRLGQELKINPRLYQAMDMLTMPLLDLQQHLKQELLVNPFLELIEEDGDDETGDADENEEGSSTAGDAFEVPLESSAPTPETDPRQQETDWEDILLDGFDVSGARESYEAREYTEPVSVARGGLEDDLREQLALIQLTPRQQVLAEEFIGDINDDGYLACDLEEILRGINAEIERSADATGRDGADLPFFTMAEAEEMLAIIQALDPPGVGARDLRECLLLQLRESTDDVALARRILSEHFDELTSHRWVEIARRVGTTPLEVQHAADQIAKLNPKPGFNKSSTPDGYVIPDLVVEKVDGQYLVFLNDTNIPRLRLSRVYQEMARDRKKFTTEHKEFIASKLNAAQWLIQAIEQRRHTMLKVMHFIVDRQRDFFEKGVQHLKPLTLREVADVIGMHESTVSRVTSDKYVQTPRGVLPLKFFFSSGIATTDGEDVSARGIKDKIEKLVKDEDPKDPLTDQAIVEILEREGIRIARRTVAKYRDQLHVLPARMRKRV; this is encoded by the coding sequence ATGAAGACGGGGCTGAGCCAGTCGGTCCGGCTGGGGCAGGAGCTGAAGATCAATCCGCGCCTGTACCAGGCGATGGACATGCTCACGATGCCCCTGCTGGACCTGCAGCAGCACCTGAAGCAGGAGCTGCTCGTCAATCCGTTCCTCGAACTCATTGAAGAGGATGGCGACGACGAGACTGGTGACGCCGACGAGAATGAGGAAGGCTCCAGCACCGCGGGCGACGCGTTCGAGGTGCCGCTGGAATCGTCCGCCCCGACGCCCGAAACCGATCCTCGGCAGCAGGAAACCGACTGGGAGGACATCCTCCTCGACGGCTTCGATGTTTCCGGGGCCCGCGAGAGCTACGAGGCGCGCGAGTACACCGAGCCGGTGAGCGTCGCCCGCGGCGGGCTGGAGGACGACCTGCGCGAGCAGCTCGCGCTCATCCAGCTCACCCCGCGCCAGCAGGTGCTGGCCGAGGAGTTCATTGGCGACATCAATGACGACGGATACCTCGCCTGCGACCTCGAGGAGATCCTCCGCGGCATCAATGCCGAGATCGAGCGCAGCGCCGACGCCACCGGACGGGACGGCGCCGACCTGCCGTTCTTCACGATGGCCGAGGCCGAGGAGATGCTCGCCATCATCCAGGCGCTCGATCCGCCGGGGGTGGGGGCGCGCGACCTGCGCGAATGCCTGCTGCTCCAGCTGCGCGAATCGACGGACGACGTGGCGCTGGCCCGGCGCATCCTCAGCGAGCACTTCGACGAACTGACGTCGCACCGCTGGGTGGAGATCGCGCGTCGCGTCGGAACCACGCCGCTGGAGGTGCAGCATGCCGCCGACCAGATCGCGAAGCTCAACCCGAAGCCCGGCTTCAACAAGAGCTCAACGCCCGACGGCTACGTGATCCCCGACCTCGTCGTGGAGAAGGTGGACGGCCAGTACCTCGTCTTCCTCAACGACACCAACATCCCGCGCCTGCGCCTGAGCCGCGTGTACCAGGAGATGGCGCGGGACCGCAAGAAGTTCACGACCGAGCACAAGGAATTCATCGCCAGCAAGCTCAACGCCGCGCAGTGGCTGATCCAGGCCATCGAGCAGCGGCGCCACACGATGCTCAAGGTGATGCACTTCATCGTCGACCGGCAGCGCGACTTCTTCGAGAAGGGCGTGCAGCACCTCAAGCCGCTGACGCTGCGCGAGGTGGCCGACGTGATCGGGATGCACGAGTCCACGGTCAGCCGCGTGACGAGCGACAAGTACGTGCAGACGCCGCGTGGCGTGCTGCCCCTGAAGTTCTTCTTCTCGTCCGGCATCGCCACCACCGACGGCGAGGACGTGTCGGCGCGCGGCATCAAGGACAAGATCGAGAAGCTCGTGAAGGACGAGGACCCGAAGGATCCGCTCACCGACCAGGCAATTGTGGAGATCCTCGAGCGCGAGGGCATCCGCATCGCCCGGCGCACCGTCGCCAAGTACCGGGATCAGCTGCATGTCCTCCCGGCGCGCATGCGCAAGCGGGTCTAG
- the lptB gene encoding LPS export ABC transporter ATP-binding protein — MTTPPTEPNDVPSAPEAEAPSNAASATPDSEAAVRAVAERLAGGDRSVALALIALIGTADDKGGATFNDLAVHYRNDHLAALQAEGRDVEREAGRLSLDEVRTHLANVALPRLVDNGSIAVGDLDDPDCRVAMTPALWASVRTGRDAFADALRVTGEHAAPRVSAATMPRVDGRSVLRAEGLVKTYRRRNVVNDVALELRQGEIVGLLGPNGAGKTTSFYMITGLIPPAAGRIYLDGTDITQMPMYKRARLGIGYLSQEPSIFRKLTVEENILAILEELDLSKAERAARLEALLDELGLKHLRQSKAYQLSGGERRRLEITRALVTQPKFMMLDEPFAGVDPIAVHDIQVIVASLRHRGIGVLISDHNVEQTLDIVDRAYIMFDGQVKVSGTVRELVFDDTVSRVYLGPTLTARLRERFRREHGPDETDALVADAPASNAPVSDAPAAGELEVPPEASSEASSP, encoded by the coding sequence GTGACCACGCCACCCACCGAACCGAACGACGTGCCGTCGGCACCCGAGGCCGAGGCGCCATCGAACGCCGCCTCCGCGACGCCGGACAGCGAGGCGGCCGTGCGGGCCGTGGCCGAGCGCCTCGCGGGCGGCGATCGCTCGGTGGCGCTGGCGCTGATTGCCCTCATCGGAACGGCGGACGACAAGGGCGGCGCGACGTTCAATGACCTGGCCGTCCACTATCGCAATGATCACCTCGCCGCCCTTCAGGCCGAAGGGCGTGACGTCGAGCGCGAGGCGGGACGCCTGAGCCTCGACGAGGTGCGGACGCACCTCGCCAACGTCGCGCTGCCGCGCCTCGTGGACAACGGTTCCATTGCCGTGGGCGACCTCGACGATCCCGACTGCCGCGTGGCGATGACGCCGGCCTTGTGGGCGTCGGTGCGCACGGGGCGCGATGCCTTTGCGGATGCCCTGCGCGTGACGGGCGAACATGCCGCCCCGCGCGTTTCGGCGGCCACGATGCCGCGCGTGGACGGACGCAGCGTGCTGCGCGCCGAAGGACTGGTCAAGACGTACCGCCGCCGCAATGTCGTCAATGACGTCGCGCTCGAGTTGCGACAGGGGGAGATTGTCGGCCTGCTCGGTCCCAACGGCGCAGGAAAGACGACCAGCTTCTACATGATCACCGGTCTCATTCCGCCGGCGGCGGGCCGCATCTACCTCGACGGCACCGACATCACGCAGATGCCGATGTACAAGCGGGCGCGCCTCGGGATCGGATACCTCTCGCAGGAACCGTCCATCTTCCGCAAGCTGACCGTCGAGGAGAACATCCTCGCGATCCTCGAGGAGCTCGACCTGAGCAAGGCAGAGCGCGCCGCGCGCCTGGAGGCGCTCCTCGACGAACTGGGCCTCAAGCACCTCCGGCAGAGCAAGGCGTATCAGCTCTCCGGCGGCGAGCGCCGCCGGCTCGAGATCACCCGCGCGCTGGTGACCCAGCCCAAGTTCATGATGCTCGACGAACCGTTCGCGGGCGTGGACCCCATCGCCGTGCACGACATCCAGGTGATCGTGGCCAGCCTGCGGCACCGGGGGATCGGCGTGCTGATCTCGGATCACAACGTCGAGCAGACGCTCGACATCGTCGATCGCGCGTACATCATGTTCGACGGGCAGGTGAAGGTCTCCGGCACGGTGCGCGAGCTGGTCTTCGATGACACCGTCTCCCGCGTCTACCTCGGCCCGACGCTCACCGCGCGCCTTCGCGAGCGATTCCGTCGCGAGCACGGCCCCGACGAGACCGACGCGCTCGTGGCCGACGCGCCCGCGTCCAACGCGCCCGTGTCTGACGCGCCCGCCGCCGGCGAGCTTGAGGTGCCGCCCGAGGCGAGTAGCGAGGCCTCGTCTCCATGA
- the lptC gene encoding LPS export ABC transporter periplasmic protein LptC, whose product MRARGRGVCVALLGAAVLAACSDTQKPKTGSVASGIDPNADQVVFGSRTLVTENGLRRAEVFSDTALFYDDNTRMDMRVVRSIFYNATGAKDAVLTSRTGRYLTRDNVLEARGNVVIITVDGRRLVTEQIKFDSRVNQISSDSAFVLTEEGREASGIGFVSDPDMNNLRILRASRAKARDVKMPGK is encoded by the coding sequence ATGCGTGCGCGCGGCCGCGGCGTCTGCGTGGCGCTGCTCGGCGCGGCGGTGCTCGCCGCCTGCAGCGACACGCAGAAGCCCAAGACCGGCTCCGTGGCGTCGGGCATCGATCCCAACGCCGACCAGGTGGTCTTTGGCTCGCGCACCCTGGTGACGGAGAACGGCCTGCGCCGCGCCGAAGTCTTCAGCGACACCGCGCTCTTCTACGACGACAACACGCGGATGGACATGCGTGTGGTGCGTTCGATCTTCTACAACGCCACGGGGGCCAAGGACGCGGTGCTGACGTCGCGCACCGGCCGCTACCTGACGCGCGACAACGTGCTCGAGGCGCGCGGCAACGTCGTCATCATCACGGTGGACGGGCGCCGGCTGGTGACCGAGCAGATCAAGTTCGACTCCCGCGTCAACCAGATCTCGTCGGACAGCGCCTTCGTGCTCACGGAAGAGGGGCGCGAGGCCAGCGGCATTGGCTTCGTCTCCGACCCCGACATGAACAACCTGCGCATCCTCCGCGCCTCACGCGCGAAGGCGCGCGACGTCAAGATGCCGGGCAAGTGA
- a CDS encoding KpsF/GutQ family sugar-phosphate isomerase, which produces MTTAAEVIARGQRVIALEQAALARTGARVGPSFAAAVDLIATAKGRTIVAGIGKSGLIGRKIAATLTSTGTPATFLHPTESVHGDLGIVGQDDVAILISKSGETEELLPLLEQLKRLGVGVIAITGEIDSTLSRAADVALDASVEEEACPHDLAPTTSTTVTLALGDALAVALLEVKGFRREDFARLHPGGALGRKLLTKVSDVMLTERLPIVPPTATMREAVVLLAERRGIVLVADDTGRLLGLLTTGDLTRLMERVHDVFPVRVDTVMVKTPKTAAADELGSAVVFRMEQHGIMAMPVLATDGAIVGVVHLHDLMRAGAA; this is translated from the coding sequence GTGACCACGGCCGCCGAAGTCATCGCGCGCGGACAGCGCGTCATCGCCCTCGAACAGGCGGCGCTCGCGCGCACGGGCGCGCGCGTGGGCCCCAGTTTCGCCGCCGCGGTGGATCTCATCGCCACGGCCAAGGGCCGCACCATCGTGGCCGGCATCGGCAAGAGCGGGCTGATTGGCCGCAAGATCGCTGCCACGCTCACCTCCACGGGCACGCCGGCGACCTTCCTCCATCCGACCGAGAGCGTGCACGGCGACCTCGGGATCGTCGGCCAGGACGACGTCGCCATCCTCATCTCGAAGAGCGGCGAGACGGAGGAGTTGCTCCCCCTGCTGGAACAGCTCAAGCGGCTCGGGGTAGGGGTCATCGCCATCACCGGTGAGATCGATTCCACGCTGTCGCGCGCGGCGGACGTGGCGCTCGACGCGTCGGTGGAGGAAGAGGCATGCCCCCACGATCTGGCGCCGACCACCAGCACCACGGTCACGTTGGCGCTCGGCGATGCGCTCGCGGTGGCCCTGCTCGAGGTCAAGGGCTTCCGTCGCGAGGATTTTGCGCGGCTGCATCCCGGCGGCGCGCTGGGACGCAAGCTGCTCACCAAGGTGTCTGACGTGATGCTCACCGAGAGGCTGCCGATCGTCCCGCCAACCGCCACGATGCGCGAGGCCGTGGTGCTCCTTGCCGAGCGGCGCGGCATCGTGCTGGTCGCCGATGACACGGGGCGCCTGCTGGGACTGCTGACCACGGGCGACCTGACCCGGCTGATGGAGCGGGTGCACGACGTCTTCCCGGTGCGCGTCGACACCGTGATGGTGAAGACACCCAAGACCGCGGCGGCCGACGAACTCGGCAGCGCCGTGGTGTTCCGGATGGAACAGCACGGCATCATGGCGATGCCCGTGCTGGCGACGGACGGCGCGATCGTCGGCGTCGTGCATCTCCACGATCTGATGCGGGCGGGGGCGGCGTGA
- a CDS encoding HAD hydrolase family protein, producing MTVANVIETEAARRVKFVVFDVDGVMTDGGVYLGDVDGRRLEFKKYDIQDGLGILLLRWAGVRVGIITGRVSESVALRAAELKVDDLIQDEHARKLPSLKKLCQRHGIGLNEVAFVGDDLPDVGVLREVGLPVVVANATADAAQCARVQLTRNGGAGAVREFCELLLRARGEWDTLVERYVQSRSEGAAK from the coding sequence ATGACCGTCGCCAACGTGATCGAGACCGAGGCGGCCCGCCGGGTCAAGTTTGTCGTCTTCGACGTGGACGGCGTGATGACCGATGGCGGGGTCTACCTGGGCGACGTGGACGGCCGCCGGCTCGAGTTCAAGAAGTACGACATCCAGGACGGCCTCGGCATCCTGCTTCTCCGGTGGGCCGGCGTGCGCGTCGGCATCATCACCGGCCGCGTGTCGGAGAGCGTCGCGCTGCGGGCGGCCGAGCTGAAGGTGGACGATCTCATCCAGGACGAGCACGCGCGCAAGCTCCCGTCGCTCAAGAAGCTCTGCCAGCGGCACGGCATCGGCCTCAATGAAGTGGCATTCGTGGGCGACGATCTTCCTGACGTTGGCGTCCTGCGCGAGGTCGGCCTCCCCGTGGTGGTGGCGAACGCCACCGCCGACGCGGCGCAGTGCGCGCGCGTGCAGCTCACGCGCAACGGCGGGGCGGGGGCGGTGCGGGAGTTCTGTGAACTGCTGCTGCGCGCCCGCGGCGAGTGGGACACGCTCGTCGAGCGCTATGTCCAGAGTCGATCGGAGGGAGCAGCCAAGTGA
- the kdsA gene encoding 3-deoxy-8-phosphooctulonate synthase — MPASFPRDQLFLIAGPCVVESDDIMLRVGEHLARLAERVPGGIIYKASFDKANRSNAGAHRGPGMEEGLAALDRVREATGLPVITDVHLPEQCATVALVADALQIPAFLCRQTDLLEAAGRAGKPVNVKKGQFLHPEGMKGAVAKVRESDPAGARGPGEIEVAVTERGSFFGYGDLVVDMRAIPRMRDACDCPVIFDATHSVQQPGKGQGGASGGVRAMIPHLTLAACAAGADGLFMETHPDPDHAPSDGPNMMPLHQLDELIRRAVDVWSAARGRR; from the coding sequence ATGCCCGCTTCGTTCCCGCGTGACCAACTCTTCCTGATCGCCGGCCCGTGCGTCGTCGAGTCCGACGACATCATGCTGCGCGTGGGTGAGCATCTCGCGCGCCTCGCCGAGCGCGTGCCCGGCGGCATCATCTACAAGGCGAGTTTCGACAAGGCCAACCGCTCCAACGCGGGCGCGCATCGCGGCCCGGGCATGGAGGAAGGGCTGGCCGCGCTCGATCGCGTGCGCGAGGCGACGGGACTGCCCGTCATCACCGATGTTCATCTGCCCGAGCAGTGCGCCACGGTCGCGCTGGTGGCCGATGCGCTCCAGATCCCCGCGTTCCTCTGCCGCCAGACGGACCTGCTCGAGGCGGCGGGGCGCGCGGGCAAGCCGGTGAACGTCAAGAAGGGGCAGTTCCTGCATCCGGAGGGCATGAAGGGCGCCGTCGCCAAGGTTCGCGAATCCGACCCCGCCGGGGCGCGCGGCCCGGGCGAGATTGAAGTCGCGGTCACGGAGCGCGGCTCCTTCTTCGGGTACGGCGACCTCGTGGTGGACATGCGCGCAATCCCGCGCATGCGCGACGCGTGCGACTGCCCGGTGATCTTCGACGCCACGCATTCAGTGCAGCAGCCGGGCAAGGGGCAGGGCGGGGCGTCGGGGGGCGTGCGCGCGATGATCCCGCACCTCACGCTGGCGGCGTGCGCCGCGGGCGCCGACGGGCTGTTCATGGAGACGCACCCGGATCCCGACCACGCGCCCAGCGATGGGCCCAACATGATGCCGCTGCATCAACTCGACGAGCTGATCAGGCGCGCGGTGGACGTGTGGAGCGCGGCGCGGGGCCGGCGATGA
- a CDS encoding CTP synthase: MTPTASSTKYIFVTGGVVSSLGKGIAAASLGRLLVERGLRVTMMKFDPYLNVDPGTMSPFQHGEVFVTDDGAETDLDLGHYERFIDRPLSQANNVTTGRIYLNVITKERRGEYLGSTVQVIPHITDEIKAAVRRMAPENDVVLVEIGGTVGDIESQPFLEAIRQFRHDIGRDNALFIHLTLVPFIAAAGEVKTKPTQHSVRELMELGIQPDILICRTERPLTEDTKRKIALFCNVEFGAVIESRDVPTIYQIPLAFAEQGLDQLVCRKLGLETKPAELSAWRTIVQKVVEPKSKVRIAVVGKYTDYADSYKSIQEALIHGGIANDVGVDVAWTSSDLFTDNDTAKRLLASYDGLLVPGGFGVRGVEGMVEAIAGARETGTPFFGICLGMQVAIIEFARNVCGLDDSNSSEFAPECAHPVIALMESQHGVKDMGGTMRLGAYACRLARGSRAAEIYGVPEISERHRHRYEVGNGFRELFVEKGMRLAGLSPDGSLVEMIELPDHPYFVACQFHPELKSRPTRPHPLFAAFIGAAVNRRNARADAPSAPSLAKAK, translated from the coding sequence TCGACCCGTACCTGAACGTCGATCCGGGGACGATGTCGCCCTTCCAGCACGGCGAGGTCTTCGTGACGGATGACGGCGCCGAGACGGACCTCGACCTCGGTCACTACGAGCGCTTCATCGACCGGCCGCTCAGCCAGGCCAACAACGTCACGACGGGGCGCATCTACCTGAACGTGATCACCAAGGAGCGCCGCGGCGAGTACCTCGGCTCCACGGTGCAGGTGATTCCGCACATCACCGACGAGATCAAGGCGGCGGTGCGCCGCATGGCACCCGAGAACGACGTGGTGCTCGTCGAGATTGGCGGCACGGTGGGCGACATCGAATCGCAGCCGTTCCTCGAGGCGATCCGCCAGTTCCGGCACGACATCGGCCGCGACAATGCGCTGTTCATTCATCTCACGCTGGTGCCGTTCATCGCCGCGGCGGGCGAGGTGAAGACGAAGCCGACGCAGCATTCGGTGCGCGAACTGATGGAACTCGGCATCCAGCCCGACATCCTGATCTGCCGCACCGAACGCCCGCTGACCGAGGACACCAAGCGCAAGATCGCGCTCTTCTGCAACGTCGAGTTTGGCGCGGTGATCGAGAGCCGCGACGTGCCGACCATCTACCAGATTCCGCTGGCGTTCGCGGAGCAGGGGCTCGACCAGCTCGTCTGCCGCAAGCTGGGACTCGAGACCAAGCCGGCCGAGCTCTCGGCGTGGCGCACGATCGTGCAGAAGGTCGTGGAGCCCAAGTCGAAGGTGCGCATCGCCGTGGTGGGCAAGTACACCGACTATGCGGACAGCTACAAGAGCATCCAGGAGGCGCTGATCCACGGCGGCATCGCCAACGATGTCGGCGTGGACGTGGCGTGGACGTCGTCGGACCTGTTCACTGACAACGACACGGCAAAGCGCCTGCTGGCCTCGTACGACGGCCTGCTCGTCCCCGGCGGTTTCGGGGTGCGCGGCGTCGAGGGGATGGTGGAGGCAATCGCCGGCGCGCGTGAGACCGGCACGCCGTTCTTCGGCATCTGCCTCGGCATGCAGGTGGCCATCATCGAGTTCGCCCGCAACGTGTGCGGCCTGGACGATTCCAACTCGAGCGAGTTCGCACCGGAATGCGCGCACCCGGTGATCGCGCTCATGGAGAGCCAGCACGGCGTGAAGGACATGGGCGGCACCATGCGACTGGGCGCGTATGCCTGCCGGCTGGCGCGCGGATCGCGCGCCGCGGAGATCTATGGCGTGCCGGAGATCAGCGAGCGCCACCGGCATCGGTACGAGGTGGGGAACGGCTTCCGCGAACTCTTCGTCGAGAAGGGGATGCGCCTGGCGGGGCTCTCACCCGACGGGTCGCTGGTGGAGATGATCGAGCTCCCCGACCATCCGTATTTCGTGGCCTGCCAGTTCCATCCGGAACTGAAGTCGCGGCCAACGCGCCCGCATCCACTCTTTGCGGCGTTCATCGGCGCGGCCGTGAACCGGCGCAACGCGCGCGCGGACGCGCCGTCCGCTCCCTCGCTGGCCAAGGCCAAGTAA